Proteins encoded together in one Prunus dulcis chromosome 3, ALMONDv2, whole genome shotgun sequence window:
- the LOC117622253 gene encoding uncharacterized protein LOC117622253: MKQKVVIKLSAVHDEKSRAKAMKTAVGVDGVNSASLQQDKGLIEVTGDGVDVVLLTTLLRKSLKHAEVVSVNSVEEKKKEEEKKKEPEAIIQYVMGCPPQYLCPPCPPYEEPGCSIM, encoded by the exons ATGAAG CAAAAGGTGGTGATCAAGTTGTCTGCTGTGCATGATGAGAAGTCCAGAGCCAAAGCTATGAAGACTGCAGTTGGGGTTGATG GGGTGAATTCAGCAAGTTTGCAGCAGGACAAGGGCCTAATAGAAGTGACAGGGGATGGAGTTGATGTGGTTCTGCTCACAACTCTGCTCAGAAAAAGCTTGAAGCATGCTGAGGTGGTTAGTGTGAACTCTGtggaggaaaagaagaaggaggaagagaagaagaaagaaccaGAGGCAATAATCCAGTATGTCATGGGCTGCCCTCCTCAATACCTTTGCCCTCCCTGTCCACCATACGAAGAACCTGGTTGCTCTATTATGTAA
- the LOC117621902 gene encoding probable polygalacturonase, whose protein sequence is MASSNLNKFELLLYMPLSSDESEWPLFPVLPSYGRGRDAPGGRFSSLIFGTNLTDVVITGNNGTIDGQGTSWWKKYKAGQLNETRPYMIEIMYSNQIQISNLTLVNSPSWFVHPIYSSNITIQGLTILAPIDSPNTDGIDPDSCSQTRIEDCFIVSGDDCIAVKSGWDQYGIKVGIPTEHLVIRRLTCISPDSATIALGSEMSGGIRDVRAEDITALSTQSSVRIKTAQGRGGYVKDIFVRRMTLKTMKYVFWMTGSYGSHPDPGFDPKALPLIQNINYKQVEAENVTYSARLEGIPTDPFKGICISNVTITLTEKPKKLQWNCTNIAGVTSNVTPKACDLLPEKKEVIDCPFPEDRLAIEDVKLVTCSASLPFF, encoded by the exons ATGGCTTCATCAAACCTTAATAAGTTTGAACTTCTGCTATATATGCCATTGTCATCC GATGAGTCTGAGTGGCCTCTTTTTCCAGTCTTGCCTTCATACGGGAGAGGCAGAGATGCTCCTGGTGGAAGGTTTAGCAGTCTCATTTTTGGAACAAACCTCACCGATGTCGTAATTACAG GTAACAACGGCACAATCGATGGGCAAGGTACTTCTTGGTGGAAAAAGTACAAAGCAGGTCAATTGAATGAAACCCGACCCTACATGATTGAGATCATGTACTCTAATCAAATCCAAATATCTAATCTTACTTTGGTCAATTCTCCCTCGTGGTTTGTCCATCCTATATACAGCAG CAATATAACAATCCAAGGGCTCACTATCCTTGCACCAATTGACTCTCCTAACACAGATGGCATAGACCCAG ATTCATGCTCACAAACTAGAATTGAAGACTGCTTCATAGTCTCTGGGGATGACTGCATTGCAGTAAAGAGTGGATGGGACCAATACGGGATCAAAGTCGGGATCCCAACAGAGCACCTTGTGATCAGAAGACTTACCTGCATTTCACCAGACAGCGCTACCATTGCTCTAGGCAGTGAGATGTCCGGTGGAATTCGTGACGTTCGCGCTGAGGACATCACAGCCCTTAGTACTCAATCCAGTGTAAGGATCAAAACTGCCCAAGGAAGAGGAGGTTATGTCAAAGACATATTTGTGAGAAGAATGACCCTCAAGACTATGAAGTATGTTTTCTGGATGACTGGCTCTTATGGGTCTCATCCGGACCCTGGCTTTGATCCTAAGGCATTGCCTTTGATCCAGAACATCAACTACAAACAGGTTGAGGCTGAGAATGTTACTTACTCTGCAAGGCTGGAGGGAATTCCTACTGATCCTTTTAAGGGAATTTGCATTTCTAATGTGACTATCACATTGACTGAGAAGCCCAAGAAATTACAATGGAACTGTACCAACATTGCGGGAGTTACAAGCAACGTGACTCCAAAGGCATGCGATTTGTTGCcggagaagaaagaagtcaTCGATTGTCCTTTCCCGGAAGATAGGTTGGCGATTGAAGATGTTAAGTTAGTGACATGTTCTGCCAGTCTCCCCTTCTTCTGA
- the LOC117622649 gene encoding subtilisin-like protease SBT5.3 has product MRPPRPTIALYLLSFLLSSLVLHTPTFAIKKSYVVYLGSHSHPANLSELELNQVTENHYEFLGSFLGSHEVAKESIFYSYTRHINGFAATLEEEEAAQIAKHPKVVSIFLNQGRKLHTTRSWDFLGLQHDGVTPPNSIWNKARYGEDTIIGNLDTGAWPESNSFSDEGYGPIPSKWKGICQNETDSEFYCNRKLIGARYFNKGYAAVAGTLNSSFDSPRDNDGHGSHTLSTAGGNFVTGASVFGFGNGTAKGGSPKARVAAYKVCWPTVNGSDCFEADILAAFDIAIHDGVDVLSVSLGGDPSAFFNDGVAIGAFHAVKHGIVVVCSAGNSGPAEGTVSNIAPWQITVGASTIDREFPSYVTTGNWKHFKGQSLSPEALPGKRFYQLISAADAKAANASVQEALLCKAGTLDLKKVKGKILACLRGDSARVDKGEQALLAGAVGMILANDELSGNEIISDPHVLPASHINFTDGALVFDYINSTKSPRAYIKRPTTQLGTKPAPFMAAFSSKGPNTITPDILKPDITAPGVNIIAAYTGAQGPTNQMFDERRVLFNSLSGTSMSCPHISGICGLLKTLYPHWSPAAIKSAIMTTATTQDNSREPVLNASFYRATPFSYGAGHVNPNSAMDPGLVYDLSLNDYLNFLCSNGYNKTQIEMVSEETYKCPKPAISRTNLNYPSITVPKLNGSLVVTRTVKNVGTPGTYKARIQNPDGISVSVEPNKLEFKKIGEEKSFKLLLQVKDAKAAKNYVFGKLIWSDGKHYVRSPIVVKVA; this is encoded by the exons ATGCGGCCACCAAGACCAACCATAGCTCTTTACCTCCTGTCCTTCCTTCTCTCCTCCCTTGTACTTCACACACCCACCTTTGCCATCAAAAAG TCATATGTGGTGTACTTGGGGTCACATTCACATCCCGCAAACTTATCAGAACTTGAACTGAACCAAGTGACAGAGAATCACTATGAGTTTCTTGGGTCCTTCTTGGGCAG CCATGAAGTTGCAAAAGAATCCATCTTTTACTCATACACAAGGCACATCAATGGCTTTGCTGCCAcattagaagaagaagaggcagCTCAGATAGCCA AGCATCCAAAGGTAGTCTCCATTTTCTTGAACCAGGGAAGAAAATTACACACAACTAGATCATGGGATTTCTTGGGGCTTCAGCATGATGGTGTTACTCCACCCAACTCAATCTGGAACAAGGCAAGATATGGTGAAGATACAATCATAGGAAACCTCGATACTG GCGCATGGCCAGAGTCCAATAGCTTTAGTGATGAAGGGTATGGACCAATTCCATCCAAGTGGAAAGGAATCTGCCAAAATGAGACAGATTCTGAATTTTACTGCAACAG GAAGCTAATTGGAGCAAGATACTTCAACAAGGGCTATGCTGCAGTTGCTGGCACCCTAAACTCCTCCTTTGACTCACCAAGAGACAATGACGGCCATGGCTCTCACACCTTGTCAACAGCTGGGGGCAATTTTGTAACTGGGGCAAGTGTGTTTGGGTTTGGTAATGGAACAGCAAAGGGTGGATCACCAAAAGCCAGAGTTGCAGCTTATAAAGTGTGTTGGCCTACAGTGAATGGAAGTGATTGCTTTGAAGCAGATATATTGGCTGCATTTGATATTGCCATCCATGATGGTGTTGATGTATTGTCTGTGTCATTGGGTGGAGATCCCTCTGCATTCTTCAATGACGGTGTTGCAATAGGTGCTTTTCATGCTGTTAAGCATGGCATTGTGGTGGTTTGCTCAGCTGGGAATTCCGGTCCAGCTGAAGGTACCGTCTCCAATATAGCGCCGTGGCAGATCACTGTTGGTGCCAGTACCATAGACAGGGAGTTCCCCAGTTATGTCACCACTGGAAACTGGAAGCACTTCAAG GGACAGAGCTTATCGCCTGAGGCCTTGCCGGGGAAAAGGTTCTACCAGCTTATTAGTGCTGCAGATGCTAAAGCAGCTAACGCATCAGTTCAAGAAGC TCTGTTATGCAAGGCTGGCacacttgatctcaaaaagGTGAAGGGAAAGATCTTGGCCTGCCTTCGAGGAGACAGTGCAAGAGTGGACAAGGGTGAGCAAGCCTTACTGGCTGGTGCCGTGGGAATGATTCTTGCTAACGATGAGCTTAGCGGGAACGAAATTATTTCTGATCCACATGTCCTCCCTGCTTCACATATCAATTTCACCGACGGTGCCCTTGTCTTTGATTACATCAATTCAACTAA GTCTCCCAGGGCTTACATAAAGCGTCCAACAACGCAACTGGGAACGAAGCCAGCTCCCTTCATGGCAGCATTTTCATCAAAGGGACCCAACACCATCACACCAGACATCcttaag CCTGATATCACTGCGCCAGGAGTGAATATCATAGCAGCCTATACTGGAGCACAAGGGCCAACAAATCAAATGTTTGACGAACGGCGAGTTCTGTTCAACTCATTGTCAGGCACATCAATGTCATGCCCTCATATTTCCGGCATTTGTGGCCTTCTTAAAACCCTCTATCCTCACTGGAGCCCTGCAGCTATTAAATCTGCAATCATGACCACAG CGACAACACAAGATAATAGCAGGGAACCAGTGCTCAATGCTTCTTTCTATAGGGCAACACCATTTAGTTATGGTGCAGGGCATGTTAATCCTAACAGTGCCATGGATCCTGGCTTGGTTTATGACTTGTCCCTTAATGATTACTTGAACTTTCTATGTTCAAATGGATACAACAAAACACAAATCGAAATGGTCTCAGAGGAGACATATAAGTGCCCAAAACCTGCTATTAGTCGCACTAACCTCAACTATCCCTCAATCACTGTCCCTAAACTCAATGGATCCCTTGTGGTGACTAGAACAGTGAAAAATGTTGGCACTCCAGGAACTTACAAGGCTCGTATCCAGAACCCAGATGGCATATCGGTTTCTGTTGAGCCAAACAAGTTGGAGTTCAAGAAAATTGGTGAAGAGAAGAGCTTTAAACTACTCCTGCAGGTTAAAGATGCCAAAGCAGCTAAGAACTATGTGTTTGGGAAGTTGATATGGTCAGATGGTAAGCATTATGTAAGGAGCCCCATTGTGGTAAAGGTTGCCTAG